One window from the genome of Natronomonas pharaonis DSM 2160 encodes:
- a CDS encoding DUF418 domain-containing protein, with translation MPSDGRDCANDGSPTENSGESGPTAPEDRIVSLDVLRGVAILGILVINIWLFGLPMAAGMNPTLYGDFSGLNYLAWLVSHVFFEQKFVTLFTFLFGAGIVLFVESKEAAGRPARRLYFRRTGWLLVAGLLHAYLLWHGDILVAYALCGMLVVFVRNWRPRRLLLLGVAMFALPSLLYLVGGAGYMVADATTQDEINAAVTAGVGGDAIAAEIDAYRGSWTEQIQHRAPTVLMLQTFGFAVETFWMLGGLMSIGMALYKYGIISNRRASRFYRRLLVAGGTAGLALILTGVWYREAVGWETAPVVLLAHQFNYWGALLLSLSYVAAVMLFCRAAAESRAAGALAAVGRTAFSNYILQTVLATTLFYGHGVGWFGTLSRIELLGVVVAIWAIQVPLSVAWLRRYRFGPIEWLWRTLTYRQWQPLRVGEKEK, from the coding sequence ATGCCCTCCGACGGCCGTGACTGTGCAAACGACGGCTCTCCAACAGAGAACTCCGGGGAGTCAGGACCGACGGCACCTGAAGACCGAATCGTTAGCCTCGATGTACTCCGCGGCGTGGCGATTCTCGGCATCCTCGTCATCAATATCTGGCTGTTCGGGCTGCCGATGGCAGCTGGGATGAACCCGACGCTGTATGGCGACTTCTCCGGGCTCAACTACCTTGCGTGGCTCGTCAGCCACGTGTTCTTCGAACAGAAGTTTGTCACGCTGTTTACGTTCCTGTTTGGGGCCGGTATCGTTCTGTTCGTAGAGTCAAAGGAAGCGGCTGGCAGGCCGGCCCGGCGGCTGTATTTCCGGCGGACGGGATGGCTTTTGGTCGCCGGACTCCTCCATGCGTATCTCCTCTGGCACGGCGACATTCTCGTCGCGTACGCGCTCTGTGGCATGCTCGTCGTTTTCGTCCGCAATTGGCGGCCACGCCGGCTGCTGTTGCTCGGCGTGGCGATGTTCGCGCTGCCGTCGCTGCTCTATCTCGTCGGCGGAGCCGGCTACATGGTCGCTGATGCGACTACACAGGACGAAATCAATGCAGCGGTGACAGCGGGCGTCGGCGGCGACGCGATTGCGGCAGAAATCGACGCCTACCGGGGAAGTTGGACTGAACAGATACAGCACCGTGCCCCGACAGTACTCATGCTCCAGACGTTCGGCTTCGCCGTCGAGACGTTCTGGATGCTCGGCGGGCTGATGAGTATCGGCATGGCGCTGTACAAGTACGGCATTATCTCGAACCGGCGAGCGTCGCGGTTCTACCGCCGGCTGCTCGTCGCTGGCGGCACAGCGGGACTGGCGCTTATTCTGACCGGGGTGTGGTATCGCGAAGCCGTCGGTTGGGAGACCGCGCCAGTCGTCTTACTGGCCCACCAGTTCAACTACTGGGGTGCGTTGCTGCTGTCGCTTTCGTATGTCGCGGCCGTGATGCTGTTTTGCCGAGCGGCCGCCGAAAGCCGTGCTGCCGGCGCGCTCGCGGCGGTCGGCCGGACGGCCTTCTCGAACTACATTCTGCAGACGGTGTTGGCGACGACGCTGTTCTACGGCCACGGCGTCGGGTGGTTCGGGACGTTGAGCCGCATCGAACTGCTCGGTGTCGTCGTCGCCATCTGGGCGATACAGGTGCCGCTGTCGGTCGCGTGGCTGCGTCGATACCGCTTCGGCCCCATCGAGTGGCTCTGGCGAACGCTCACGTATCGCCAGTGGCAGCCGCTGCGCGTCGGCGAAAAAGAGAAGTGA
- a CDS encoding secondary thiamine-phosphate synthase enzyme YjbQ, with amino-acid sequence MPSFTVETDREIQCIDITDRVTEALPDDHDGVTTVASRHTTAAVAINEAEPRLLGDVEAFLRENVADEGWDHDALDGNADGHLRALLVGPSEQVPVADGSPDLGTWQSVLLVECDGPRSRTVTVRW; translated from the coding sequence ATGCCGTCGTTTACTGTCGAGACGGACCGCGAGATACAATGTATCGATATCACCGACCGTGTCACGGAGGCGCTGCCGGACGACCACGACGGGGTCACAACAGTGGCGTCCCGTCATACGACCGCGGCGGTCGCAATCAACGAGGCCGAACCACGGCTGCTGGGCGATGTTGAGGCGTTTTTACGGGAAAATGTCGCTGATGAGGGCTGGGACCACGACGCGCTCGACGGCAACGCCGACGGCCACCTCCGGGCGTTGCTCGTCGGGCCGTCCGAGCAGGTGCCGGTCGCAGACGGCAGCCCCGACCTCGGCACGTGGCAGTCAGTCCTCCTTGTCGAGTGTGATGGCCCCCGTAGCCGGACCGTGACAGTCCGGTGGTAG
- a CDS encoding DASH family cryptochrome yields MDTAVVWFRDDLRVTDNPTLADAVAAAETVIPVYTFDPDRYTESEYGPPKTGGHRAVFRRQAVADLRASLRDRGGDLLVRSGRPATVVPELAQRAGADAVYAQTKPATEERRRAADVASALDDAGIALRQRWTHTLYHPDDLPTPPTDIDDTFTPWRKETEAAATVRDPRSAPETVPTPDGLTPGPVPTVESLGVSEPPTDDRAVLEFEGGESAGKRRVESYIWEGDHLREYKTTRNGLLGADYSSKFSPWLAAGCLSPRWLHREVERYEDERVANEDTYWLVFELAWRDFFQFQFEKYGATFFKPGGIRERNIDWDRDRALFERWADGETGVPFVDANMRELNRTGYMSNRGRQNVASFLAGVLGIDWRWGAAYFEARLIDYDVASNWGNWAYQAGVGNDSRDRYFDVRSQAERYDSDAEYITTWLPELAALPATIAHQPWQLSEAEQREYGVELGVDYPEPVVDIDARYQSL; encoded by the coding sequence ATGGATACCGCCGTCGTGTGGTTCCGCGATGACTTGCGCGTGACCGACAACCCGACCCTTGCCGATGCGGTTGCGGCAGCGGAGACCGTTATTCCGGTGTACACCTTCGACCCGGACCGATACACCGAAAGCGAGTACGGCCCCCCGAAGACGGGGGGCCACCGAGCGGTGTTCCGCCGACAGGCCGTTGCCGACCTTCGGGCGTCGCTGCGCGACCGCGGCGGCGACCTGCTGGTGCGGAGCGGTCGGCCGGCGACAGTCGTGCCGGAACTGGCACAGCGGGCCGGAGCGGACGCGGTCTATGCACAGACCAAGCCCGCGACCGAAGAACGAAGGCGGGCGGCCGACGTGGCATCGGCGCTCGACGATGCCGGTATTGCGCTTCGGCAGCGCTGGACGCATACGCTGTATCACCCGGACGACCTGCCGACACCGCCAACGGACATCGACGACACGTTCACGCCATGGCGGAAGGAGACCGAAGCGGCGGCGACGGTACGGGACCCGCGTTCGGCTCCGGAGACGGTGCCGACACCCGATGGGCTCACCCCGGGACCGGTACCGACAGTTGAATCGCTCGGCGTTTCCGAGCCGCCGACCGACGACCGAGCAGTCCTCGAATTCGAAGGCGGCGAAAGCGCTGGGAAGCGCCGCGTGGAGTCGTACATCTGGGAAGGCGACCATCTCCGGGAGTACAAAACCACCCGGAACGGGCTTTTGGGTGCGGACTACTCTTCGAAGTTCTCGCCGTGGCTCGCGGCCGGCTGTCTCTCTCCGCGTTGGCTCCACCGGGAAGTCGAGCGGTACGAGGACGAACGCGTCGCCAACGAAGACACCTACTGGCTGGTCTTTGAACTCGCATGGCGGGACTTCTTCCAGTTTCAGTTCGAAAAATACGGCGCGACGTTCTTCAAACCGGGCGGTATCCGGGAACGAAACATCGACTGGGACCGCGACCGGGCGCTGTTCGAACGCTGGGCCGACGGCGAGACCGGCGTCCCGTTCGTTGATGCGAATATGCGCGAGCTGAACCGGACCGGCTACATGTCGAACCGAGGGCGACAGAACGTCGCCTCGTTTCTGGCCGGTGTCCTCGGTATCGACTGGCGGTGGGGGGCGGCCTACTTCGAGGCCCGGCTGATTGATTACGACGTGGCATCGAACTGGGGGAACTGGGCGTATCAGGCCGGTGTCGGCAACGATTCACGGGACCGGTACTTCGATGTGCGGTCGCAGGCCGAGCGATACGACAGCGACGCCGAGTACATTACTACATGGCTACCGGAGCTTGCGGCGCTGCCGGCTACGATAGCACACCAGCCGTGGCAGCTCTCCGAGGCCGAACAACGAGAGTACGGGGTCGAACTCGGCGTCGATTACCCGGAACCAGTGGTCGACATCGACGCCCGATATCAGTCGCTATGA
- a CDS encoding hybrid sensor histidine kinase/response regulator: MPESYAAVMAADGSENPPWKDLPDSTPSVLVVDDSEFFADMMASEIENGSSFETISCYDGETALEKIERNDIACIVSDYRMDPVDGIELLETVRDEYGAIPFIILTGQGGEEVAIEAIRLGATDYVTKEMIIEGEEFSLLLNRIEQSVNHTMAQTELARRKELIETQRDNLEFLNEVLRHDIRNDLQIISAYADRLEDHVDQAGRADLETIQQSTDNAIELTKTTDKVAEIMLRQEVDRQAVSIRDIITEEIETIRAADPNATVEVVGEIPDVEVLAGQMIDAVFRNLLKNAVQHNDKREPEITVSATEQEEVLEVRVADNGPGISEELQQSIFGKGERGLESEGTGIGLHLVATLVDDYDGDVRIEDNDPEGSVFVVELQLADA; this comes from the coding sequence ATGCCTGAATCGTACGCGGCAGTAATGGCCGCGGATGGCTCCGAGAACCCACCATGGAAGGACCTCCCCGACAGTACGCCGTCAGTCCTTGTCGTCGACGACAGCGAGTTTTTTGCAGATATGATGGCTAGTGAGATAGAAAACGGCTCCTCCTTCGAAACTATCTCCTGCTACGATGGAGAGACGGCTCTTGAGAAAATCGAGCGGAACGACATCGCCTGTATTGTGAGCGATTACCGGATGGACCCCGTCGACGGGATCGAGCTCTTAGAGACGGTTCGCGATGAATACGGGGCGATTCCATTCATCATACTAACCGGTCAAGGCGGCGAGGAGGTCGCTATTGAGGCGATTCGACTGGGTGCGACCGATTACGTCACAAAGGAGATGATTATCGAAGGCGAAGAGTTCAGCCTCCTGCTCAATCGCATCGAGCAGTCGGTTAATCACACGATGGCACAGACCGAACTCGCTCGACGAAAGGAACTCATCGAAACCCAGCGGGACAATTTGGAGTTCTTGAACGAGGTCCTCCGGCACGATATCCGGAACGACCTGCAGATTATTTCGGCCTATGCGGACCGGCTCGAAGACCACGTCGACCAAGCAGGCAGAGCAGATCTGGAGACGATTCAGCAGAGCACCGACAATGCCATTGAACTGACAAAGACTACCGACAAGGTTGCTGAGATTATGCTCAGACAGGAAGTCGACCGGCAGGCGGTGTCCATCCGAGACATCATTACCGAAGAAATAGAGACAATCCGGGCCGCTGACCCGAATGCAACGGTCGAGGTTGTAGGCGAGATTCCGGACGTCGAGGTGCTTGCAGGACAGATGATAGATGCCGTGTTCCGCAACCTCCTGAAAAACGCCGTCCAGCACAACGACAAGCGCGAGCCGGAAATCACCGTCTCTGCTACCGAACAGGAGGAGGTACTGGAGGTCCGGGTCGCCGACAACGGCCCCGGTATCAGCGAGGAGCTACAGCAGTCGATATTCGGTAAGGGCGAGCGAGGGCTCGAAAGCGAAGGGACCGGCATCGGCCTCCACCTCGTGGCGACGCTCGTTGACGACTATGACGGGGATGTACGCATCGAAGACAACGACCCGGAAGGAAGCGTGTTTGTCGTGGAACTCCAGTTGGCGGATGCCTAG
- a CDS encoding acyl-CoA dehydrogenase family protein, whose protein sequence is MATGESDLHDLIRESVRGIASEFDRGYWKEHIDQKEFPEEYWQALADDGWLGVTIPEEYGGEGLGMLEMCIIIEELSRSGGQGGIIFVLTPVFGGIGIQRHGNEAQKEEYLPQIADGEMKFCMALTEPTAGSNTLNIQTTADRDGDEFVVNGQKTFISGVENADTMLLVTRTTERDDENPTHGVTLFLVDDPAAQPGINLAEVDTAVPWFERQYQVTFDDLRVSEDDILGTEDGGLYLLWDTLNTERLAGAASSLGGGLRAIDLAVDYASDRSVFGQPIGAHQSIQHPIAESYAKLMSAREIMYKGAQKWDENEDCGLEANVAKLLTSQAGTEAADRAIQAHGGNGFTDEYEVYDIWQNLRLTQTVPVANELVLNYIAEHELDLPRSY, encoded by the coding sequence ATGGCCACCGGTGAATCCGACCTCCACGACCTGATACGGGAGTCCGTACGCGGCATCGCCTCCGAGTTCGACCGCGGCTACTGGAAGGAACACATCGACCAGAAAGAGTTCCCCGAAGAGTACTGGCAGGCGCTGGCCGACGACGGCTGGCTCGGCGTCACCATCCCCGAAGAGTATGGCGGCGAGGGGCTGGGAATGCTGGAGATGTGTATTATCATCGAGGAACTCTCCCGTTCAGGGGGACAAGGCGGCATCATCTTCGTTCTGACGCCGGTCTTCGGCGGCATCGGCATTCAGCGCCACGGCAACGAAGCACAGAAAGAAGAGTATCTGCCACAAATCGCCGACGGCGAGATGAAGTTCTGCATGGCGCTGACTGAGCCGACCGCCGGCTCGAACACCCTCAACATCCAGACGACCGCCGACCGCGACGGCGACGAGTTCGTCGTCAACGGGCAGAAGACGTTCATCAGCGGCGTCGAGAACGCTGATACGATGCTGCTTGTTACTCGGACCACAGAACGCGATGACGAAAACCCGACCCACGGCGTGACGCTGTTCCTCGTCGACGACCCGGCGGCACAGCCCGGCATCAACCTCGCCGAGGTCGACACTGCGGTTCCGTGGTTCGAGCGGCAGTACCAGGTCACCTTCGACGACCTCCGAGTGAGCGAAGACGACATCCTCGGCACCGAAGACGGCGGGCTCTACCTGCTGTGGGATACGCTCAACACCGAGCGGCTCGCCGGCGCGGCGAGTTCCCTCGGCGGCGGCCTCCGTGCTATCGATTTGGCCGTCGACTACGCCAGCGACCGGAGTGTCTTCGGCCAGCCCATCGGTGCCCACCAGAGCATCCAACATCCCATCGCCGAGTCCTACGCGAAGCTCATGTCAGCCCGTGAAATCATGTACAAAGGCGCACAGAAGTGGGACGAAAACGAGGACTGTGGTCTCGAAGCCAACGTCGCCAAATTGCTCACCTCACAGGCCGGCACCGAAGCGGCCGACCGGGCGATTCAGGCCCACGGCGGCAACGGCTTCACCGACGAGTACGAGGTCTACGACATCTGGCAGAACCTCCGGCTCACACAGACGGTGCCGGTGGCAAACGAACTCGTGTTGAACTACATCGCCGAACACGAACTCGACCTGCCCCGGAGCTACTGA
- a CDS encoding type 1 glutamine amidotransferase domain-containing protein, translating into MTRTLFVVSEDGYWAEECIEPLTTLEDAGVETTVATPTGAPPVVDEASLDPEEIGAEAAEELRAIDEDHPKLNDPVPVAGEDADDYDAVVFPGGHGTCWDINQDADARRLLVDAVSGDDGTALVVCHAVGLLAFARTDDGKPLVAGRSVTGFPNAWEADLVDDHDRLPDGRKLPYWVEDEVKAVGGEWDAELDAETSVTVDGDLITARGPGSSAAAAETLLSALDE; encoded by the coding sequence ATGACGCGCACACTATTTGTCGTAAGCGAGGACGGCTACTGGGCAGAGGAGTGTATCGAGCCGCTGACGACGCTCGAAGACGCTGGCGTCGAGACGACAGTTGCGACGCCGACGGGAGCCCCGCCGGTCGTCGATGAGGCGTCGCTGGACCCCGAGGAGATTGGGGCAGAAGCCGCCGAAGAGCTTCGCGCCATCGACGAGGACCATCCGAAGCTCAACGACCCGGTGCCGGTCGCCGGCGAGGACGCCGACGACTACGACGCCGTCGTCTTCCCGGGCGGCCACGGGACCTGCTGGGACATCAATCAGGATGCCGACGCCCGACGCCTGCTTGTCGACGCTGTCTCCGGTGACGACGGCACCGCACTCGTCGTCTGTCACGCCGTCGGGCTGTTGGCGTTTGCCCGCACCGACGACGGCAAGCCGCTCGTTGCTGGCCGGTCGGTGACCGGCTTCCCCAACGCGTGGGAGGCCGACCTCGTCGACGACCACGACCGGCTTCCGGACGGCCGAAAACTCCCGTACTGGGTCGAAGACGAGGTGAAGGCTGTCGGCGGCGAGTGGGACGCCGAACTCGATGCTGAAACGAGCGTCACCGTCGACGGCGACCTGATAACCGCCCGCGGCCCAGGGTCGTCGGCTGCCGCCGCTGAAACGCTCCTTTCGGCACTCGACGAGTAG
- a CDS encoding acyl-CoA carboxylase subunit beta: MEIHIDDETDGEIAQAIATAVAEHLGTSVELVDGGETLAEAGTEWDESGTVLTDREARLRDDVEAVLSGGPERGFEKIRSLGKAFVRDRLELVFDDIVYEDGTFARFADDETLPADGLVTGIGTIDGRKVAFTANDYTVKAGSLGQMGVEKVIRIQERAMDLGIPMVRLVDSTGARLNAEEREPGDTHMDRYRGGKMFYNQCRMSGEIPQIGVLYGPNVAGSAYTPVFCDVLVMVEDISGLAIASPRIVEAMTGEETDMSSLGGPQVHARHSGSADIVVPDEETAAERVRELLGLLPQSYAADPPTAAPAPPAADPNGLDQIIPEEPNAAYDVHTVIERLVDRESFLELKPSFAPELVTGFARIDGQPVGIVANQPDHVSGAIFPDSADKGAGFVWTCDAYNIPLVYLCDTPGFMIGSQVEREGVLRKGRKFIYATSNAQVPKFCVITRKAYGAGIYAMAGPSFGPDATLALPSAEISVMGPDAAVHALFGGQLEGMDEESKAAFVESAKEQFEAYIDIRKQASTMQVDELLPAGDLREQLAARLDTYRTKSRDERPRHHGTVLF; this comes from the coding sequence ATGGAGATACACATCGACGACGAGACCGACGGGGAGATAGCACAGGCAATCGCGACCGCCGTCGCCGAGCATCTCGGAACGAGTGTTGAACTCGTCGACGGCGGCGAGACGCTGGCCGAAGCGGGCACGGAGTGGGACGAGTCGGGAACGGTACTCACAGACCGTGAGGCGCGACTTAGAGACGATGTCGAAGCGGTCCTCTCAGGCGGTCCGGAACGGGGGTTTGAGAAAATCCGCTCGCTTGGGAAGGCCTTTGTTCGTGACCGACTGGAACTGGTCTTCGATGACATTGTTTACGAGGACGGCACCTTCGCGCGCTTTGCTGACGATGAGACACTGCCCGCAGACGGACTTGTGACCGGTATCGGAACCATCGACGGCCGGAAGGTCGCGTTCACCGCCAACGATTACACCGTTAAGGCCGGCTCGCTCGGACAGATGGGCGTCGAAAAGGTCATCCGGATACAGGAGCGGGCGATGGACCTGGGGATTCCGATGGTCCGACTCGTCGACTCGACCGGCGCGCGCCTGAACGCCGAGGAGCGCGAGCCCGGCGACACCCACATGGACCGCTACCGCGGGGGGAAGATGTTCTACAACCAGTGTCGGATGTCCGGCGAGATACCGCAGATTGGTGTCCTGTACGGGCCAAACGTCGCCGGGTCGGCTTATACGCCCGTTTTCTGCGACGTGCTGGTCATGGTCGAGGACATCTCTGGGCTGGCCATCGCCTCGCCACGCATCGTCGAGGCGATGACCGGCGAGGAGACGGATATGTCGTCGCTCGGCGGCCCGCAGGTTCACGCCCGACACTCCGGCAGCGCCGACATCGTCGTGCCGGACGAGGAGACCGCCGCCGAGCGAGTGCGGGAGCTTTTGGGGCTGCTTCCGCAGAGCTACGCCGCGGACCCACCGACAGCAGCCCCTGCCCCGCCGGCAGCGGACCCGAACGGTCTCGACCAGATTATTCCGGAAGAACCGAACGCCGCCTACGACGTTCACACAGTCATCGAGCGACTCGTCGACCGTGAGTCGTTTCTGGAGCTCAAGCCATCGTTCGCACCGGAGCTTGTCACCGGCTTCGCCCGCATTGACGGCCAGCCGGTCGGCATCGTCGCCAACCAGCCCGACCACGTCTCCGGTGCCATCTTCCCCGACTCGGCCGACAAGGGCGCGGGGTTCGTCTGGACCTGCGACGCATACAACATCCCGCTGGTCTATCTCTGTGACACGCCGGGATTCATGATCGGCTCACAGGTCGAGCGTGAAGGCGTCCTCCGGAAAGGCCGAAAGTTCATCTACGCGACATCGAACGCACAGGTACCGAAGTTCTGTGTCATCACTCGGAAAGCATACGGGGCCGGCATCTACGCGATGGCGGGGCCGTCGTTCGGGCCGGACGCGACGCTCGCGTTGCCGTCGGCGGAAATATCGGTCATGGGTCCGGATGCAGCCGTTCACGCGCTGTTCGGGGGACAGCTCGAAGGGATGGACGAAGAATCGAAGGCCGCCTTCGTCGAGTCCGCAAAAGAGCAGTTCGAAGCGTACATCGACATCCGGAAACAGGCGAGCACGATGCAGGTCGACGAACTGCTACCGGCCGGTGACCTCAGAGAGCAGCTGGCGGCGCGACTCGACACATACCGGACCAAAAGCCGCGACGAGCGGCCCAGACACCACGGGACGGTGCTCTTTTGA
- a CDS encoding CBS domain-containing protein: MDLPTPADLKERRTELELTQSELADYADVSQPLIARIEGGDVDPRLSTLRRIVNALDEAESAVMHAADIMHEGVVSVAPDDSVREAIDVMVTEGYSQLPVIRDGRPQGIISNSDIRQLDSESAGDLPVAEAMREAITTVEPDATLDEVNAHLNHQDAVMVVEDGQLQGIVTEADVAAHIS; this comes from the coding sequence ATGGACCTGCCGACGCCGGCGGACCTCAAGGAGCGTCGGACGGAGCTGGAGCTGACACAGAGCGAGTTAGCCGACTACGCCGACGTTTCACAGCCACTTATCGCCCGTATCGAGGGCGGCGATGTCGACCCGCGGCTGTCGACATTGCGGCGCATTGTCAACGCTCTCGACGAGGCCGAAAGCGCGGTGATGCACGCCGCTGATATCATGCACGAGGGTGTCGTCTCCGTCGCTCCTGATGACAGCGTCCGTGAGGCCATCGACGTGATGGTAACGGAGGGCTACTCGCAGCTGCCGGTCATTCGCGACGGTCGCCCACAGGGCATTATCTCGAACTCCGATATCCGACAGCTCGATTCGGAAAGCGCCGGTGACCTTCCCGTCGCCGAGGCGATGCGGGAGGCGATTACGACCGTCGAACCGGACGCGACACTCGACGAAGTCAACGCACATCTCAACCATCAGGACGCCGTGATGGTCGTCGAAGACGGTCAGCTACAGGGCATCGTCACCGAGGCAGACGTGGCGGCCCACATTTCCTGA
- a CDS encoding DUF555 domain-containing protein: MSNYLVAMEAAWLVRDVEEIDDAIGVAVSEAGKRLNEADMDYVEVEVGSTPCPACGEPFDSAFVAADTALVGLGLEMTVFNADSDQHAARIAKSEIGGALRDVPLKVIQTFETEDDESE; encoded by the coding sequence ATGAGCAACTACCTCGTTGCGATGGAAGCAGCATGGTTGGTGCGTGATGTTGAGGAGATCGACGACGCGATAGGAGTCGCCGTCAGCGAGGCAGGAAAGCGGCTCAACGAGGCCGACATGGACTACGTCGAGGTCGAAGTCGGGTCAACGCCGTGTCCGGCCTGTGGCGAGCCGTTCGATTCGGCGTTCGTCGCTGCCGACACTGCGCTTGTCGGCCTCGGGCTGGAGATGACCGTGTTCAACGCCGACAGCGACCAGCACGCCGCCAGAATCGCCAAAAGCGAAATCGGCGGCGCGCTTCGGGACGTTCCGCTGAAGGTCATCCAGACCTTCGAGACCGAAGACGACGAAAGCGAGTAG
- the psmB gene encoding archaeal proteasome endopeptidase complex subunit beta, with product MRQPDSSLPRTGQDHTLSPYEPELGEVPSNDLSMADLDNVNKTGTTTIGISTAEGVVIATDMRASLGGRFVSNKNVQKVEQIHPSAALTLVGSVGGAQSFIRSLRAEVDLYEARRGEDISINALATLAGNFARGGPFFAINPILGGVDDEGHHVYSIDPAGGVMKDDYTVTGSGLTVAYGTLEREYEDDMTNEEAKRVAASGIKAAVERDTGSGNGVFLATVTDEDVEIKGHKDFDEVL from the coding sequence ATGCGTCAACCTGATTCCTCCCTGCCGCGCACCGGACAGGACCACACGCTCTCGCCGTACGAGCCGGAGCTCGGCGAGGTCCCATCGAACGACCTCTCGATGGCCGACCTCGACAACGTCAACAAGACTGGAACGACGACCATCGGTATCTCGACCGCCGAAGGCGTCGTCATCGCGACGGACATGCGCGCCTCGCTGGGCGGCCGCTTCGTCTCGAACAAGAACGTCCAGAAGGTCGAACAGATTCACCCCAGCGCGGCGCTGACGCTTGTTGGGAGCGTCGGCGGCGCACAGTCGTTCATCCGCTCGCTGCGCGCCGAGGTAGACCTCTATGAGGCTCGACGCGGCGAGGACATCTCCATTAACGCCCTGGCGACGCTGGCCGGCAACTTCGCCCGCGGCGGCCCCTTCTTCGCTATCAACCCCATCCTCGGCGGCGTCGACGACGAAGGCCACCACGTCTACTCCATCGACCCCGCCGGCGGCGTCATGAAAGACGACTACACCGTCACCGGCTCCGGGCTGACTGTCGCCTACGGGACCCTCGAACGGGAGTACGAAGACGACATGACAAACGAGGAGGCAAAGCGCGTCGCCGCCTCGGGCATCAAGGCCGCCGTCGAGCGGGACACCGGCTCCGGTAACGGCGTCTTCCTCGCGACCGTCACCGACGAGGACGTCGAAATCAAGGGCCACAAGGACTTCGACGAAGTCCTATAG